From a region of the Nyctibius grandis isolate bNycGra1 chromosome 12, bNycGra1.pri, whole genome shotgun sequence genome:
- the LOC137669515 gene encoding borealin-2-like isoform X2, which yields MPLRKPSGKRRSTDSGVEPDRGALSQEKKDQRIALFLRDFDQQAKENIQEMKKELDSLLQTAEKAFTVELLKMPVAIRKMKRKDLLNLQGGEEVALAAAVTDCSLEDIPNPKLVRTNSKKVKVTTIVEYEDAKHISAKKISKKVSKTKSLVSLASGLNSKLNPLSRSVHSSASVTEAVNSLASDCTATNFKATPKVSKSTGLQQTVSRTVPTSGRVQGMLLRSKSVPQDKTVPFVNIPLADGQTLCTAGGDLHNIDVHLLNQDTVQHIHNLVSELTVLCGKATAKTG from the exons ATGCCCCTGAGGAAGCCCTCGGGCAAGCGGCGCAGCACCGACTCGGGCGTGGAACCCGACCGCGGGGCCCTCTCCCAGGAGAAGAAGGATCAGCGCATCGCGCTCTTCCTCAGAGACTTCGACCAGCAGG ccaaGGAAAACATccaggaaatgaagaaagaacTTGATTCGCTTTTGCAAACAGCTGAGAAAGCGTTTACAGTGGAGCTGCTGAAGATGCCGGTTGCcatcaggaaaatgaaaagaaaagactTGCTTA ATTTGCAAGGAGGGGAGGAAGTGGCTCTTGCTGCTGCAGTG acTGACTGCTCTCTAGAAGACATACCAAATCCAAAACTGGTGAGGACCAACAGCAAAAAAG TTAAGGTAACTACAATTGTTGAATATGAAGATGCCAAGcatatttctgcaaagaaaatatctaaaaaa GTTTCCAAAACAAAGTCATTGGTTTCATTGGCCTCTGGTTTAAATAGCAAACTGAACCCTCTCTCTAG gtccGTTCACTCTTCTGCAAGCGTGACTGAGGCCGTTAACTCTCTTGCTTCTGATTGCACTGCCACAAATTTCAAAGCCACGCCAAAGGTATCTAAAAG TACTGGACTACAACAGACTGTCTCAAGAACTGTACCTACCAGTGGAAGAGTTCAAGGCATGTTACTAAGAAGTAAATCAGTACCCCAAGATAAAACTGTTCCATTTGTAAACATTCCCCTGGCTGATGGACAG ACACTCTGTACAGCTGGTGGAGACCTCCATAATATTGATGTGCACCTACTAAATCAAGATACAGTACAGCATATTCATAACTTAGTG aGTGAGCTGACTGTACTATGTGGAAAGGCAACAGCTAAAACGGGTTAA
- the LOC137669515 gene encoding borealin-2-like isoform X1, producing MPLRKPSGKRRSTDSGVEPDRGALSQEKKDQRIALFLRDFDQQAKENIQEMKKELDSLLQTAEKAFTVELLKMPVAIRKMKRKDLLITDLQGGEEVALAAAVTDCSLEDIPNPKLVRTNSKKVKVTTIVEYEDAKHISAKKISKKVSKTKSLVSLASGLNSKLNPLSRSVHSSASVTEAVNSLASDCTATNFKATPKVSKSTGLQQTVSRTVPTSGRVQGMLLRSKSVPQDKTVPFVNIPLADGQTLCTAGGDLHNIDVHLLNQDTVQHIHNLVSELTVLCGKATAKTG from the exons ATGCCCCTGAGGAAGCCCTCGGGCAAGCGGCGCAGCACCGACTCGGGCGTGGAACCCGACCGCGGGGCCCTCTCCCAGGAGAAGAAGGATCAGCGCATCGCGCTCTTCCTCAGAGACTTCGACCAGCAGG ccaaGGAAAACATccaggaaatgaagaaagaacTTGATTCGCTTTTGCAAACAGCTGAGAAAGCGTTTACAGTGGAGCTGCTGAAGATGCCGGTTGCcatcaggaaaatgaaaagaaaagactTGCTTA TTACAGATTTGCAAGGAGGGGAGGAAGTGGCTCTTGCTGCTGCAGTG acTGACTGCTCTCTAGAAGACATACCAAATCCAAAACTGGTGAGGACCAACAGCAAAAAAG TTAAGGTAACTACAATTGTTGAATATGAAGATGCCAAGcatatttctgcaaagaaaatatctaaaaaa GTTTCCAAAACAAAGTCATTGGTTTCATTGGCCTCTGGTTTAAATAGCAAACTGAACCCTCTCTCTAG gtccGTTCACTCTTCTGCAAGCGTGACTGAGGCCGTTAACTCTCTTGCTTCTGATTGCACTGCCACAAATTTCAAAGCCACGCCAAAGGTATCTAAAAG TACTGGACTACAACAGACTGTCTCAAGAACTGTACCTACCAGTGGAAGAGTTCAAGGCATGTTACTAAGAAGTAAATCAGTACCCCAAGATAAAACTGTTCCATTTGTAAACATTCCCCTGGCTGATGGACAG ACACTCTGTACAGCTGGTGGAGACCTCCATAATATTGATGTGCACCTACTAAATCAAGATACAGTACAGCATATTCATAACTTAGTG aGTGAGCTGACTGTACTATGTGGAAAGGCAACAGCTAAAACGGGTTAA